Proteins co-encoded in one Symmachiella macrocystis genomic window:
- a CDS encoding TolC family protein, whose amino-acid sequence MRKRSFRQFVSLLLISCLFTGCASNPTLSYLGDAQLTDYRADAERIAYPDSCEVAPESATFANPPRNVRDRNHDEAWDMPLAEAVHLALLHNKIVRTSNRTATGAIAAGSAGGTSTSTIVSSPQAVASVYDPAIQETGVLFGGRGVESALSEFDTQFTTSMVWGRDEQIQNNLFLAGGIPDGATLQSDTAQMQAELTKVQANGGQLSLSHLVNYNYNNSPGNLFPSVYTGNVQLGYRLPMWAGSGTEFTRIAGPASENITGIGGVSQGVVIARINNDITIADFEIQVRNMIKDVEDIYWNLYLAYRRYDAEVVARNSALRTWREVKSKFEVGARGGSAADEAQAREQYFDAKARAEVELNNIYSMELELRRMLGLPVNDGRIIRPSDVPITAEFIPDWYVALAEALTRRTELRRQKWNIKSLDLQLIAAENLANPRLDFVSAYQVNMFGDNLFGNNDNDSVGTTQGLNSAYERLTQGSQTGWQLGFQFSMPLGLRRTLAQVRNIELRLAQARELLATQEVDISHELANGFQALNLNYQTAQTRFNQGRAAHLQLQAFEAEYKVGTKTLDLLLQAQTRLARAQIEYFSSIIEYTKSITNIQFRKGTLLEYNNIHLAEGAWSPEAYEEALRRAWARSYAFESDLMHTEPAPFVNDGRVMGPVEFTSEAVNMPGPANGGESMELPLTDPNGIVPPPPAPPLDGELEGEGSIDYGEPVPALPPAEGNYDNDASINWDADYEEEQAKALFDTQSDQETAGYEKVNFSDAPVIDSGY is encoded by the coding sequence ATGCGAAAGCGATCATTCCGGCAATTTGTCAGCCTGTTGTTGATCAGCTGCCTGTTCACCGGCTGTGCGAGCAACCCCACGTTGTCCTACCTGGGCGACGCCCAGTTGACAGATTATCGTGCCGACGCTGAACGGATTGCCTATCCTGATTCGTGCGAAGTCGCACCGGAATCCGCGACGTTTGCCAATCCGCCCCGCAATGTACGGGACCGGAACCACGACGAGGCGTGGGATATGCCGTTGGCAGAGGCCGTTCACTTGGCGCTGTTGCACAACAAAATTGTGCGAACATCCAATCGCACGGCAACCGGCGCTATTGCGGCTGGCTCGGCAGGCGGTACATCGACCAGCACTATCGTGAGCTCTCCGCAAGCGGTGGCGTCCGTCTATGATCCGGCTATTCAAGAAACGGGTGTGCTCTTCGGCGGTCGCGGTGTGGAATCGGCCCTGTCCGAGTTTGACACCCAGTTTACCACGAGCATGGTCTGGGGCCGTGACGAGCAAATTCAAAACAACCTGTTCCTCGCCGGCGGTATTCCCGACGGGGCGACTTTGCAGTCTGACACCGCTCAGATGCAAGCCGAGTTGACAAAGGTTCAAGCCAACGGTGGACAACTGTCGTTGAGCCACCTTGTGAACTACAACTACAACAACTCTCCCGGGAACTTGTTCCCGTCGGTGTATACCGGCAACGTGCAACTTGGCTATCGCTTGCCAATGTGGGCCGGTTCTGGAACGGAGTTCACGCGGATCGCTGGTCCGGCTTCAGAAAACATTACAGGGATCGGCGGTGTGAGCCAAGGTGTGGTCATCGCCCGGATTAACAATGACATCACGATTGCCGACTTCGAAATCCAAGTCCGCAATATGATCAAAGATGTTGAGGATATTTATTGGAACCTGTATCTGGCCTATCGCCGCTACGACGCTGAAGTCGTTGCCCGGAATAGTGCCCTGCGAACTTGGCGGGAAGTCAAATCGAAATTTGAAGTGGGAGCACGGGGGGGAAGTGCCGCTGACGAAGCTCAAGCGCGCGAACAATACTTCGACGCCAAAGCCCGTGCCGAAGTGGAACTGAACAACATTTACTCCATGGAGCTCGAACTGCGGCGGATGTTGGGACTGCCGGTCAATGATGGTCGGATTATTCGCCCCTCCGATGTGCCGATTACCGCCGAATTCATTCCCGACTGGTACGTGGCTTTGGCTGAGGCACTCACCCGCCGGACGGAATTGCGACGCCAAAAATGGAATATCAAGAGTCTCGATCTGCAGTTGATTGCAGCGGAAAACCTGGCGAATCCACGGCTGGACTTTGTCTCCGCCTACCAGGTGAATATGTTTGGCGACAACCTCTTCGGTAACAATGACAATGACAGTGTGGGAACGACGCAGGGACTCAACAGTGCCTACGAACGTTTGACACAAGGTAGCCAAACCGGTTGGCAACTCGGCTTCCAATTCTCGATGCCGCTTGGTTTACGGCGTACCTTGGCACAAGTCCGCAACATTGAGTTGCGATTGGCCCAGGCCCGCGAATTGTTGGCGACTCAGGAAGTTGATATTAGCCACGAATTGGCCAACGGCTTCCAAGCGTTGAATCTCAACTACCAAACGGCTCAAACCCGCTTTAACCAAGGCCGCGCTGCTCATTTGCAGTTGCAAGCCTTCGAAGCGGAGTACAAGGTCGGTACGAAGACGTTGGACTTGTTACTTCAAGCCCAAACGCGTTTGGCCCGCGCCCAAATTGAATATTTCAGCTCCATCATCGAATACACCAAGTCGATCACCAACATTCAATTCCGCAAAGGAACCTTGTTGGAATACAACAACATTCACTTGGCTGAAGGGGCCTGGAGTCCTGAAGCTTATGAAGAAGCCCTGCGTCGTGCCTGGGCTCGCAGCTACGCCTTTGAGTCGGATCTGATGCACACCGAACCGGCTCCATTCGTCAACGACGGCCGTGTGATGGGACCAGTGGAATTCACCTCTGAAGCGGTCAACATGCCCGGCCCGGCCAACGGGGGTGAGTCGATGGAACTTCCGCTGACCGATCCGAACGGTATCGTCCCACCCCCTCCCGCCCCTCCGCTGGATGGGGAACTGGAGGGAGAAGGCTCGATCGACTATGGCGAACCTGTCCCGGCCCTGCCACCGGCTGAGGGAAATTACGACAACGACGCCAGCATCAACTGGGACGCTGATTACGAAGAAGAGCAAGCTAAAGCCTTATTCGACACGCAAAGCGACCAGGAGACCGCGGGATATGAGAAGGTCAACTTCTCCGACGCGCCCGTGATCGACAGTGG
- a CDS encoding DUF962 domain-containing protein, with product MSFFKNYLERHQHPGNQFLHLIGLPITFALPVYFLVHHNWQWALGAFIAGYALQFLGHAIEGNDAGEMIVVKKLLGKPYIAVVPRSKESKFDD from the coding sequence GTGAGTTTTTTCAAGAATTATCTCGAAAGGCACCAGCATCCCGGCAACCAATTTCTGCATCTCATTGGGTTGCCGATCACATTCGCCCTGCCGGTGTATTTTTTAGTGCATCACAACTGGCAGTGGGCGTTGGGGGCATTTATTGCCGGTTATGCGCTGCAATTCCTGGGTCATGCCATCGAGGGCAACGACGCGGGGGAGATGATTGTCGTCAAAAAACTTTTGGGCAAGCCGTACATTGCGGTCGTGCCTCGTTCAAAAGAGTCAAAGTTTGACGATTAG